The window GATTCACTGGTGGCGCGGCCGTTGGTCATGCTGGACCAGGTCACGTGTGCCAGCCCCGATTACTTGAAGCGATTCGGAACGCCTCAGTGTCTGGCTGACCTGGAAGGCCATCAGATGGTGGAGTACTTCTCCAGCAACAATGGCAAGCGTTATGGGCTGGAGTTCACGGTCAATGATCAGGTTCAGCTCATTGATTTGCCCAAGCAAGTTTCGGTCAACAGCGCCGATGGTTACCTGGCCGCGTGCGAGGCGGGGTATGGTCTGGTCCAGGCCCCGTCTTACCACGTAGCGCGCCAGTTGAGCGAAGGCCGTTTATGTGAAGTCCTCAGTGCGGTGCCGACACCGGGCATGCCGCTGACCGCGCTTTACCCGCCACACCGCCAGTTGTCCCGGCGGGTGAGGGTGTTTGTCGACTGGCTGGTAGAGCTTTGCGCGCAGCCGGGCAATGACTTTTATCGAAAAGCCTCACGCGGCTGAGCGGGCTCTGTTCAGCGCTTCGGCGCTACTCTGCATGTTGGTGTTTTGCTGTAAATCGTCATGCAAGCGTTGCATGTGCGGGCAATGCAGGTCGAGGTGTCGAGACTGCGCCCCTCGATGAAACAGTGCGAACCACCCCTGGGCACTGGAGGTAGGCGTCAGCCCGGTAAAGGTGAAACCAAGGGCCGCCAGATTGCGAACGTCCTGGGCAAAGTGCCGTGACAACTGAAGTTTGGCCGAGATCAGCCAGTGCCTGGGCAATTGCCGGACCTGCTCAAGCAGACGTTTGGTCAAACGCTGAATGACCATGTCGAATCTTTTATGGTGTTGCTTGAGTTGCAAGGGCAGGGAAGACAACGGCGTCATGTCCGCATGAGTGCCGAACACAGCACACAAGTGCTGCATAAACCCTCGGCAGCTTTCAGGCCATGGGATATCGGGAAGTGGACGCGTTTGCCCTTCGACTACATGGCAACCCATCACGATGGTTTCCGGCAGCGGCTCGGCGAAGGGCGAAGGGACGTAGTCAGGTAGCAAACCCGTGCTGTGGAAGCCGATGCTTGCAGCCATGCGTTGCGTGTAGGGATGGTGTGTCACTTGTTTGATCGAGACGCTGTTGAACCCCATGGAACCTGATTGCGACAACAACTCCCGACCCAGACGGGTCGCGATGCTCTGCCCCTGCGCGGCGGGATGTACCACGCTGAGGGCCAGTTCGGTGGTGTCCGCAGGTGTGTCATGACACAACGCGGCATGCCCTAGAACGCGTACGTCGTCCACCGCCAGCATCGACTTCCAGCGTCCCTTGGCATTGTGCTGATCGATCATGTTCGGCAAATACACATCCGGCTGAACGTAATGATCGCCATAGACCTCGCGAAACAACTGGCTTACGGCTCGTGCGTCGGAGGGGCGATAGGGGCGAAAAACCAAATGCGGCATCATGCGGGCTCCGACAATGGTGCGTCATACACGCGCAGGTCCTGGACCCGCAATTGTTTGCCGGAGCGTGGGTGAAGCTTCAATGCGGTGACTGCACAAGACAACACTCGCAATTCCAGCAGACCCTCGCGGCTCAACTCCTCGATGGCGGGATAGTGTTCAACCAACGCCTCGTACAACGCTCGGCACACCGGTACGGTGGCCATCGATAGCGTTGAGGGAACCCACTTCACACTCAAAATATCTTTGTATCCGTCATGTTCGATCAACAATTGCCATTGGTCGTTGTGGGCAATGCGCTGGACGATCTGCTGGATGTCGTCGATCAGCAGCGACAGCACGCCGACGCGCACTCGCTGGCTGTGCACGCTACGTCCCTTGAGGGCGAATTTGCGATTTGGGGCTGAGCCGGGCTCGCGCCAGCACGCGCGGTCGCCCACTGGATAACGCAGCAGTGGCATGAGCCGGCGGGTCAGACTAGTCACCACCAACAATCCGGTGCGATCGCATTCTTCGATGACTTCGCCGGTGAGTTCATCGATGATCTCCAGCAAGGTTTGTGGTTCAAACACCCGATGCTCGCCCAAGGCGCAGTCACGAGCGCTGGCCCCGATAAGGCCGGCATCTACGCTGGCATAGCCAATGGACGCGATGCGCACGTTGGGAAATACGTCGGTGAGGATTGCTACCTGCTGGGCAAACAGGCTTTCGCCGCCATACAACAACGTCTCAACCCCGCGCAGTACTCGCCGATGCTGGTTCAGGTAGGCAGCGAATCGCAGCAGCTGTGCCGGGACGCCGACCAGCACGTTGATCCGATGCTGATCAATCGCATCGGCCAGTGCGCCCAGCTCCGCGTGTCCAGTAAACGGAAACTCGCAGATCGATCGCCTGACGTGTACCAGGGAGTCGTGGATGAACAGAAAGCTGGCATAGAGATCTCCGGAAAAGAATAGATTGGCGACACGGTCTCCGTCATTCAGTTGTGAGGAGAAGCTTTCTCCAAATGTACTGACCAGTTCTTGCCATTCGCTATAGGTGTAAACGGACAGTTTGCCCTGGCTGGTCGATCCGCCGGTTTGAAACACCAACGCATCGTCGACCTTTGCGGTCAGGACCGGCCAATGATTCAAGTCATGGCTGTCAGACCAATAGTCCACAGCGTTGGTCAGCGGTATATCTTGCAACTTAATGCCCTGCGACGGTAAGTGTTCCAGTTGCTGGCGGTAGAAGTTTGAATGTTGTCGTATATAAGACAGCAGTTGTTCGAGTGAATAAGTCGATTTCACTGGATTCTCTCTTTTCTATCAGGCGTCTAGACAGTCGGAAAACAAGTTGTGAGTAGTTCTCGGTATTTTTATTTTCTTTTATCAATAACCAACGGTGTTTTGCCGCTGTGTTTATTCCGAGTGAATGCTTGTTCCTTGCATGTTTGAACTTCAACAATTAACAGGTTGGCGTTCACGGCGTTTACCAGCGCTTGATCGTTCAATAAGGCGTGGCGGACCTGATCGGCGTCTGCATTCGACAAAACTGTCAGCCGCTCGACGCCATCAGGGCTGTGATCGAGAACTATCTGCATGGGCACGCCGACGCTATCGTGCAGAGCCGACGGCGAAATGAATTCCGTGCCCATTCGCACCAGTTTGCCGTGGCGCTGGAGCAGTTCGAATCGGGGTGAGTCCAGCCCGCACGGACAGGCTCCGGGCATCCAGCGACCGGTGTCACCCACGTCATATCGGCGCACGGTCTGGCCTTGTCGTGCTCGTGAAGTAAACAGCAGGCGACCGACCTCATTAGCCTGAACCGGTTCATCCTGTTCGATCTGCACGATTTCCAGATGCTGGGTATCGCACATCAAGTGAAACACCCCGTTCGCGGTGGCTGCGCACGCATGCCCCAAAGGACCGGCGTCGACGGAACCATAGATCGCCGAGCGGATCATCGAAACCCCGCAACTTTCCATGAGGCTCAGGCTGGTTTGGCCCGGGTGCTCGCCGCCGAGGAACACTTTGCTGATACCTGCGTACGCGCGAAGTCGGGCCTGCTCGCTGAAGAACAGACGATGCAAGGTGCTCGGCATGCCGATCAGCACGGTGACACGCTGGTCAACGATCAGTTGGGCGATTTCGCTGAAGTCATCGTCCTGGGGCGCCCCCATGGGGAAATGTGTGACGCCCATCTGCTCCAGTATTTTGGTAAAGCTGAGGAACCCCCCGTACAGGCTGCCGCCGTAAAACAGGTTCATGACCCGGTCCTGTGCAGGATCGAGGCCGGCGGCGAACAGGCCGTCTGCCGCTGCGCGCATCTGTCGTTGAAAGTCGCGATAGCTGAAGCCGGCGAGGGCGGGAGTGCCGCTGCTCCCTCCCGAGCGGAAATACAATTGCGCTGCGGCGCCCATCGGTTGGGTCGTGAAGGCGTTTTTGTCCATGATCGGCGCATCGGCAATGTCAGGGGCCGGTGGGACCGGGTCGAGCGTCGCCCGGCCCGGCAAAACATCCGCCGACAGGCTCACCGAGAGGCGGCGACTCAAACGCGTCAACGCGTAAACGCCATCATGCGGCTCACCGGCGTAGCCATCATGAATCCCCGGGCAAGGCGCAATACGGGTGACGCCAGCGTTGACCAGTGTTCGCACAAGTCCTGGCGTTTCTGTCGCAGAGCAAATCAGTGCGCAGCTTTGCAGGACCGTGCGCCAGGGCAAGAGCGTCTCGGCGATCAAGTGTTGCGGCACAGGCTTGAGTAGCAGCGTACGAAACAGTGGCGATGGCGCGAGCGTCTGATGGTGTTCCCAGATGATCCGCCATCCATGGCCGGCCCAGACCTGGCCGCGTTGGTTCGCAAAACAGTAATCCAGTTGCGCCATGGCCGTGCGGGTGGTGATTTCGCACGCCTCCTGGTCCGTGGGTACCAGCGCCGGCCAGCGCGAGGCACGGCGCGTGAAGGCTTCGCTCAAACGCTCGCCCAGGTCTTGCAGAATGGCCGGATCATTGCTGTCCACCAGCACCCATTGCGGGCTGGAACACGCTTGTTGATCCAGGCTGCACACTTCATCCACCAACGCATCCAGCGCCGAAGGGCTGGCCGCGTCAGGCGACAGATAAGCGAAACTGATCCTGTGCCCCCAATCGATCCAGCGACATCCGGCGGGGATCTGCTGACGAATCGCCGTGAGTGCCTTTTCACCGCCCCAGGCTGACACGCCATCGGCCTGAGTGCAGAGTTCGGCTATCAGGGAAGTGCCCACGGGCAGTACCGCGACGAACTCGGCAAGCCTGCCGCTGGTGTCGCACTTCACAAATTCAGCCAACAACTTTGCAGTCAAACCCGCATCGCTGGTGCTGGGGCGTAACCAGTTGATGTTACCGGCCAGCAGGCTTTCAAGAACCGCGCAGAACGCCAGCATCGGCGCATTGCCCGGCGTCACATGCACCACCAGTCCCAAGGGGTGCCAGCTTTCAAAGTGTGGCTGCCGGTAGTCGATACGTCTCAGCGAGCGGGGTTGCGAACCCAGTTCTCGCTCAAGCTTTGTGCTCAGGTTGCTGCGCTGGCAGAACTCGCTCAGCCCCTGACATTGATCGTCGTCCAGAGGCAGGTTCAGGCTGCGAGTCTGTAACTGCGCGGCGAAACGAGCCGCGGCTTCGATGACGGTTTCGCTGTCGATCGGTGCAGAAAGCAGCCCGGGCAATTGTTTTCGAAGGCTGTCGAGGGCGCTTTGCGGGGTAACGTCGTCACGCAGTTGGCCATTGATCAGGTACATATCAAGCCCCTCCCAGCAATTCGGAAGCCGCCATCGCGCAACTGCGACTGGCGGTGGTGCCGGCACGCCCGTGCAGCTCGAACCAATCGGTGCTCAGGCCGCATCCGCAACTGGCGCCGGGGTGTAATGTCGCCAGGTCGCCCATGACCACCGCGTGAGCAGGGCTTGACGAAATGTACGGGGAGACGAATTCCAGCAAGCCGCGCTGGCCGTATGGCTGGACCGTGAAATCGGATGGGTTGCGCACGAAAACCTTCGAATAAACGGGGGCATGAAAATGATGACGGGCACACTGGATATAGGGCACGGCATGCTCGACGGCTCCGTAACCATCGCGACAGCGGGACAGGTCGACACCCAATTGCCGATTGATTCGGGCATACAACTCAAGCAATGGAATTTCTTGTGCTGCCTGGGTTTTCCAGCCTCCCCCCAAAAACACCAATGACTGAGCTGGAAGCTCGAGATTGGGTGCGCCGGTGTCTTCCATGTGCTGTAGCGCATGGGAAAGAAACGCAGGAAATCCAAGAATTCGCACGGGCAAGCCCTCGTCGGCAAACTCCTGCAAGGCGCGAATCACGCCAAACAGGTCGAACTCGTGACCTTTAGCCGTCCGGCGTAATCCGTAGACGAGCCGATTGACGGGCGCATAGCTGCACAGAAACTGGTCGGTGTAAGCAGTGCCCAAGGTGATGGCAGCCTCGGGCTCGTAGCTCAGGAGCAAATAATTGCAGGGGCTGTGCGGCGTATCCCAGCCGTAGTGCCGGAAAATGTGGCTCACCATCCCTTGAGCCGCCGCCATGCTGCGAGAGTCATAGCGCATGCGACTTTTCTGGCCGCTGGTGCCGGATGAGGTCAGCTCCAGCGCGCCTTCGCCGGTAGGGCCGAACAACAGGTGACGTTTGAAATAGTTGGCGAAAATCGGTGGCAATCTGGACCAGTCATCCAGTGTTTCGAGATCTTGGGCATCGAGCCCGTTGGCGTTCAGCCAGCGTTCGTAGCCAGGCGTGTGGTGACAATGAAACAAGCTGATTTCCCCCATCGCCTGATCGAACAGGCCCTCAGGGACGGAATCCAGGCAATAGGGTTGCGTTAACGCGCAAAGCGCATCGGTGTGGGGTAAGTGGATCATCAGAAGACCTGCTGTGGGGTGTCAGACGGCAAGCGGGATTTGAGAGCGCCGCAGAAACAGGCGCAGGGGCGCCAGGCTCAGCAGCCCAGCGATACCCGCCATCAAAGCGAAGGATTCGTGGCTGTCACCGGCACCGATGGCCGCAATAAGCGAGCCGCCGCCACCCATGACGGCGATCGAGATCATGCCGATCATGGCCGAGACCAGACCTTTGCTGTCATCGCTGGCGAACAGCGCAAGCCGGTACAACGCGGCATTGCTCATGCCCAGTCCCACGGCGTACAGCGCCAGGCAACTGATCAGCACGACGGTCGAACCGCCATGGATGCTGACGGCGACTAACGCGATGAGGCCGCCGCAAAACGGCCAAAGCGCGTATCGAATCAGTTGTGGCAGTTCAACGTTGGCAATCAGTCGATTGAGGATCAGATTGCCGAGAATGACGGCTGTAAATACCGGGATTTGCCACAGGCCGTAGTGCAGCGTTGATAACCCCTGGTTGTGGATCAGCAAGAGCGGCGCCAAGCCGATCCAGGCAATCAACGGCAGGCTCATCACGCCGAGCGCGACAGCGGCGCACAGGAATCGCGGGTTAGTCAGCAACGCCGCATAGCGGCGCAGGGTGCCGTGCCATTCAAAGCGTACTGCTTCCAGTCGCTGTCCGTCGTGGCGCAGGGTGCCCACGGTTTCCGGCATGAACAGATAAAGCCCGAGCCAGACCATCACGCCGCCGATACCCAGCAGTAAAAACAGCTCCCGCCAGGACAACCATTCCAGCAGCAGACTGCCGAGCAACGGCCCCAGCAGCGGGGAGAGCAACGCAACGTTCCCCAACAGCGCCATGATCTTGACCGCGTCGGCTTCGCAGAAAACTTCTTGCAGGGCCGGGTAGCTGACCGCGATGACAAACCCCAACCCCATGCCCTGAATCAGTCGCAAGCCATTGAACGCGGAAATGCTTTGCACCTTGAACGCGGCGGCGCAGGCCAGGGCGAATACCGCACAACCGATAAGCAACATCCGGCGGCGGCCGAAATGATCGGACAGCGGGCCAATAAGCCATTGCAGAAGAATGCCGCCGGCCAAATAAAGATTGAAGGCGTAAGGGACATGGTCGGGACTGGCATCCAATTGATGGGTAACGGTCAACA of the Pseudomonas frederiksbergensis genome contains:
- a CDS encoding aldehyde dehydrogenase family protein, whose translation is MYLINGQLRDDVTPQSALDSLRKQLPGLLSAPIDSETVIEAAARFAAQLQTRSLNLPLDDDQCQGLSEFCQRSNLSTKLERELGSQPRSLRRIDYRQPHFESWHPLGLVVHVTPGNAPMLAFCAVLESLLAGNINWLRPSTSDAGLTAKLLAEFVKCDTSGRLAEFVAVLPVGTSLIAELCTQADGVSAWGGEKALTAIRQQIPAGCRWIDWGHRISFAYLSPDAASPSALDALVDEVCSLDQQACSSPQWVLVDSNDPAILQDLGERLSEAFTRRASRWPALVPTDQEACEITTRTAMAQLDYCFANQRGQVWAGHGWRIIWEHHQTLAPSPLFRTLLLKPVPQHLIAETLLPWRTVLQSCALICSATETPGLVRTLVNAGVTRIAPCPGIHDGYAGEPHDGVYALTRLSRRLSVSLSADVLPGRATLDPVPPAPDIADAPIMDKNAFTTQPMGAAAQLYFRSGGSSGTPALAGFSYRDFQRQMRAAADGLFAAGLDPAQDRVMNLFYGGSLYGGFLSFTKILEQMGVTHFPMGAPQDDDFSEIAQLIVDQRVTVLIGMPSTLHRLFFSEQARLRAYAGISKVFLGGEHPGQTSLSLMESCGVSMIRSAIYGSVDAGPLGHACAATANGVFHLMCDTQHLEIVQIEQDEPVQANEVGRLLFTSRARQGQTVRRYDVGDTGRWMPGACPCGLDSPRFELLQRHGKLVRMGTEFISPSALHDSVGVPMQIVLDHSPDGVERLTVLSNADADQVRHALLNDQALVNAVNANLLIVEVQTCKEQAFTRNKHSGKTPLVIDKRK
- a CDS encoding MdfA family multidrug efflux MFS transporter, whose product is MHKPLINISSRHLLGFCLAITFFELLTYMASDMIMPGMLTVTHQLDASPDHVPYAFNLYLAGGILLQWLIGPLSDHFGRRRMLLIGCAVFALACAAAFKVQSISAFNGLRLIQGMGLGFVIAVSYPALQEVFCEADAVKIMALLGNVALLSPLLGPLLGSLLLEWLSWRELFLLLGIGGVMVWLGLYLFMPETVGTLRHDGQRLEAVRFEWHGTLRRYAALLTNPRFLCAAVALGVMSLPLIAWIGLAPLLLIHNQGLSTLHYGLWQIPVFTAVILGNLILNRLIANVELPQLIRYALWPFCGGLIALVAVSIHGGSTVVLISCLALYAVGLGMSNAALYRLALFASDDSKGLVSAMIGMISIAVMGGGGSLIAAIGAGDSHESFALMAGIAGLLSLAPLRLFLRRSQIPLAV
- a CDS encoding GNAT family N-acetyltransferase, with translation MPHLVFRPYRPSDARAVSQLFREVYGDHYVQPDVYLPNMIDQHNAKGRWKSMLAVDDVRVLGHAALCHDTPADTTELALSVVHPAAQGQSIATRLGRELLSQSGSMGFNSVSIKQVTHHPYTQRMAASIGFHSTGLLPDYVPSPFAEPLPETIVMGCHVVEGQTRPLPDIPWPESCRGFMQHLCAVFGTHADMTPLSSLPLQLKQHHKRFDMVIQRLTKRLLEQVRQLPRHWLISAKLQLSRHFAQDVRNLAALGFTFTGLTPTSSAQGWFALFHRGAQSRHLDLHCPHMQRLHDDLQQNTNMQSSAEALNRARSAA
- a CDS encoding AMP-binding protein, which encodes MKSTYSLEQLLSYIRQHSNFYRQQLEHLPSQGIKLQDIPLTNAVDYWSDSHDLNHWPVLTAKVDDALVFQTGGSTSQGKLSVYTYSEWQELVSTFGESFSSQLNDGDRVANLFFSGDLYASFLFIHDSLVHVRRSICEFPFTGHAELGALADAIDQHRINVLVGVPAQLLRFAAYLNQHRRVLRGVETLLYGGESLFAQQVAILTDVFPNVRIASIGYASVDAGLIGASARDCALGEHRVFEPQTLLEIIDELTGEVIEECDRTGLLVVTSLTRRLMPLLRYPVGDRACWREPGSAPNRKFALKGRSVHSQRVRVGVLSLLIDDIQQIVQRIAHNDQWQLLIEHDGYKDILSVKWVPSTLSMATVPVCRALYEALVEHYPAIEELSREGLLELRVLSCAVTALKLHPRSGKQLRVQDLRVYDAPLSEPA
- a CDS encoding acyl-protein synthase: MIHLPHTDALCALTQPYCLDSVPEGLFDQAMGEISLFHCHHTPGYERWLNANGLDAQDLETLDDWSRLPPIFANYFKRHLLFGPTGEGALELTSSGTSGQKSRMRYDSRSMAAAQGMVSHIFRHYGWDTPHSPCNYLLLSYEPEAAITLGTAYTDQFLCSYAPVNRLVYGLRRTAKGHEFDLFGVIRALQEFADEGLPVRILGFPAFLSHALQHMEDTGAPNLELPAQSLVFLGGGWKTQAAQEIPLLELYARINRQLGVDLSRCRDGYGAVEHAVPYIQCARHHFHAPVYSKVFVRNPSDFTVQPYGQRGLLEFVSPYISSSPAHAVVMGDLATLHPGASCGCGLSTDWFELHGRAGTTASRSCAMAASELLGGA
- a CDS encoding LysR family transcriptional regulator, coding for MDRFNAMRVFTRIVELGGFAKAADSLQLPRASVTILIKQLEAHLGVQLLQRTTRQISLTLDGAAYYPRCVRLLADLEETEAVFSTARNNPKGLLRVDMPAGVGRLIVIPALPQFTARYPLIELEIGLNDRPVDLIREGVDCVLRGGDSLDDSLVARPLVMLDQVTCASPDYLKRFGTPQCLADLEGHQMVEYFSSNNGKRYGLEFTVNDQVQLIDLPKQVSVNSADGYLAACEAGYGLVQAPSYHVARQLSEGRLCEVLSAVPTPGMPLTALYPPHRQLSRRVRVFVDWLVELCAQPGNDFYRKASRG